The Chanos chanos chromosome 16, fChaCha1.1, whole genome shotgun sequence genome has a window encoding:
- the fbxl19 gene encoding F-box/LRR-repeat protein 19, which yields MSGSKALGGARRRRTRCRRCQACMRTECGECHFCKDMKKFGGPGRMKQSCLLRQCTAPVLPHTAVCFACGEAGKEDTVDTEEEKFSLSLMECTICNEIIHPSCLKMGKAEGIINDEIPNCWECPKCHKEGKTSKDQGDGLGKRRMDNGEVGRWKLTDDPPPSKKKPPSLEDGGRQDGHKRKKEKDIPQDSGPKKKLKGAREKHLKKKQKPNSSDSVETNGPNSSSGGGQGSGGGSNATQTPTSASSQDQRSHHREKLERFKRMCQLLERARDSTSSSSSSSESDSESDSDSPSPAAGSEPSSPPVAYGNNSARDRERERERNRRLAELGFSASDDSDGEGPAEQERDAPEETQQRRRGDAPQRSRKAAMAAEADDDEGSGDRGRKPSTLPPPSPLSSTQPLPSSHGHTLGSEGLSSSKRSNGQEARNGRTRAGGRETQEKENANSSSVANHRHSGGGGKANRGSKIRGGGKQGQTGLSAKSGGGAAVTPGTANGGGALLASPAAGLAASPRSQASRIAPTRSQLMKRSPAAVPSPPRPVQMERHLVRPPPACPEPHCLPLDGGASHVLPRDVWLRVFQHLSHRQLCVCMRVCRTWSRWCCDKRLWTQIDLSRQRSITPPMLSGIIRRQPVSLNLGYTNISKKQLMWLINRLQGLLELNVSGCPWSSVSALCQTTCPCLRLLDLSRVEDLKDSNLRELLAPPPADTRSAHGESRVGRFQNVTELRLAGLDVTDAASRLLVRYLPHLTKLDLSQCGNITDQTIHTLTSPISPLRDSLIHVNLAGCVKVTEQCLPLLRRCASLQSVDLRSCGLLAPDVCQLHSFPCSEDRLLLKNS from the exons ATGTCAGGCAGTAAGGCTCTGGGAGGGGCTCGACGGCGGCGGACGCGTTGCCGGCGCTGTCAGGCCTGCATGCGGACCGAGTGCGGGGAGTGCCACTTCTGTAAGGACATGAAGAAGTTCGGCGGGCCGGGGCGGATGAAGCAGTCCTGCTTGCTTCGACAGTGCACGGCG cctgTGCTGCCTcacacagcagtgtgttttgCGTGCGGAGAAGCAGGGAAAGAAGACACAGTGgatacagaggaggagaagttTAGCCTCTCACTGATGGAGTGCACCATCTGTAACGAAATCATTCACCCCAGCTGCCTCAAG atggGTAAAGCAGAAGGTATTATAAACGACGAGATCCCAAACTGCTGGGAATGTCCAAAGTGCCACAAGGAAGGCAAGACCAGCAAG GACCAAGGAGACGGTTTGGGGAAGAGACGTATGGACAATGGCGAGGTCGGCCGATGGAAGCTAACAGACGACCCGCCCCCGAGCAAAAAGAAACCTCCCTCGCTGGAGGACGGAGGGCGACAAGACGGgcacaagaggaaaaaagaaaaggacatccCCCAAGACAGCGGTCCAAAGAAAAAg TTGAAAGGTGCCAGAGAAAAACACCTGAAAAAG AAACAGAAACCCAACTCCTCGGATTCTGTGGAAACCAACGGACCCAACTCCTCGTCCGGAGGAGGCCAGGGATCTGGCGGCGGTTCCAACGCGACCCAGACCCCCACCTCGGCCAGCAGCCAGGACCAGCGTTCGCACCACCGCGAGAAGCTAGAACGTTTCAAGCGCATGTGTCAGCTCCTGGAGCGAGCGCGGGACTCcacctcttcttcctcctccagctctgagTCGGACTCCGAATCCGACTCCGACTCGCCCTCTCCGGCAGCCGGGTCCGAGCCCTCTTCTCCACCGGTTGCCTACGGCAACAACAGCGCACGGGACAGGGAGCGGGAGCGCGAGCGGAACCGGAGGCTGGCCGAGCTGGGCTTCAGCGCCAGTGACGACTCAGACGGGGAGGGGCCGGCCGAACAGGAGCGGGACGCCCCCGAGGAGACGCAGCAGCGTCGGAGAGGAGACGCCCCGCAGCGAAGCCGCAAGGCGGCCATGGCGGCGGAGGCGGATGATGACGAGGGGTCAGGAGACAGGGGACGCAAGCCCTCAACGCTACCCCCACCCTCGCCTCTGTCCTCCACGCAGCCCCTGCCTTCCAGCCACGGACACACCCTGGGTTCAGAGGGACTCTCCTCCTCCAAACGCAGCAATGGACAGGAGGCGCGCAACGGGCGTACGCGTGCCGGCGGGCGGGAGACGCAGGAGAAGGAAAACGCCAACAGCAGCTCGGTGGCCAACCACCGACATAGCGGCGGCGGCGGAAAAGCCAACCGCGGGAGCAAGATCCGCGGGGGCGGGAAACAGGGTCAGACGGGGCTGTCGGCCAAAAGCGGAGGGGGCGCGGCCGTAACCCCCGGCACCGCCAACGGAGGCGGAGCTCTCCTGGCCAGTCCGGCGGCCGGCCTGGCGGCTTCCCCTCGCTCTCAGGCTTCCCGCATAGCGCCGACGCGGTCGCAGCTGATGAAACGAAGCCCTGCGGCCGTCCCCTCGCCGCCGCGGCCAGTCCAGATGGAACGACACCTCGTCCGGCCGCCGCCCGCCTGTCCTGAACCCCACTGCCTGCCTTTGGACGGCGGAGCCTCGCACGTGCTACCGCGAGATGTCTGGCTTCGCGTCTTCCAACACCTCAGCCATCGACagctgtgcgtgtgcatgcgtgtctgccGTACCTGGAGTCGATG GTGTTGCGATAAAAGACTATGGACTCAGATTGACCTCAGCAGACAACGTTCCATCACCCCTCCAATGCTCAGTGGTATAATCCGAAGGCAACCGGTCTCCCTTAACCTGGGCTATACCAACATCTCCAAAAAGCAACTTATGTGGCTCATCAATCGTTTGCAAG GTCTGTTGGAGTTGAATGTGTCGGGTTGTCCATGGTCGTCGGTTTCGGCGCTGTGCCAGACCACGTGCCCGTGCCTACGTCTGCTGGATCTCAGCAGAGTGGAGGACCTCAAAGACTCCAACCTGAGAGAGCTGCTGGCCCCGCCCCCTGCCGACACCCGCTCAG CTCACGGAGAGAGCAGAGTGGGGCGTTTCCAGAACGTGACGGAGCTGCGATTGGCCGGCCTGGACGTGACTGACGCGGCGTCGCGACTGCTGGTTCGCTACCTGCCCCATCTGACCAAGCTGGACCTCAGTCAGTGCGGCAATATCACAGATCAgactatacacacactgacGTCTCCCATCTCCCCGCTCAGAGACAGCCTCATCCACGTCAACTTGGCAG gttgTGTGAAAGTAACAGAGCAATGCCTGCCCCTGTTGCGCCGCTGTGCCTCGCTGCAGAGCGTAGACCTGCGCTCCTGCGGTCTGCTCGCCCCCGACGTTTGCCAGCTTCACTCCTTCCCCTGCTCCGAAGACAGACTGCTCCTCAAAAACAGCTAA
- the utp18 gene encoding U3 small nucleolar RNA-associated protein 18 homolog isoform X2, with the protein MSTQKEGKKMKRPPSAATEEEEIKRQKHVHLVKALGEEDKSVKLLEDIVFGAEDELVEKLVEDREQGGSTLLDEDESSDSEVENEARLQVPSERKAVWEDEDDEAEEEVDMTHRFRKDFIKGEAEVRMNKQKLQLRLKEQFQKAMGGTPSWAETKVKKKKKKDDDEDDDDDDDDDDLLKKTGNFIRSSDSLPKGTIKFKKCLNANNDRPGDDRLSTVQFHPSAQVVMTAGLDHSISLFQVDGKTNPKIQSIHLERFPVNKACFTANGEQVVATGIRNKLFYIYDMMEGKIIPVPTVRGLDEQRVKEFEVSPVGDFLLLTGSSGSLHLMTMKTKEVVKSMKVSGSVCGAAFSADGSKIFTNSEEGNVYIWDVRSSRCLNKFMDDGCVKGTSIAVSRDGQYLACGSQSGVVNVYSQKDCMQSVEPKPLKAIMNLVTAATSLRFNPTSEILAIASRADDEANRLVHIPSFTVFSNFPQFRRKTIYRPFCLDFSPNSGFYSIANNKGKALLFRLLHYNDF; encoded by the exons ATGAGTACgcagaaagaggggaaaaagatgaaaagaccACCAAGTGCAGcaacagaagaagaggaaatcaaaagacagaaacatgttCATTTAGTAAAAGCGTTAGGTGAAGAGGATAAGTCGGTCAAGCTTCTTGAAGACATCGTTTTTGGCGCAGAGGACGAATTAGTTGAAAAACTTGTTGAG GACCGG GAGCAAGGGGGCTCGACCTTACTGGATGAAGATGAGTCCAGTGACTCGGAGGTCGAAAATGAGGCACGGCTCCAGGTTCCATCGGAGAGGAAAGCGGTTTGGGAAGATGAGGATGACGAGGCCGAGGAAGA GGTTGACATGACACATCGGTTTCGAAAAGATTTCATaaagggtgaagcagaggtcagaatgaacaaacagaagctACAACTACGGTTGAAGGAACA GTTTCAGAAAGCAATGGGAGGCACACCATCGTGGGCAGAgacaaaagtaaagaaaaagaagaaaaaag ATGACGATGaagatgacgatgacgatgatgacgacgacgactTGCTCAAGAAGACCGGCAACTTCATCAGATCTTCTGACAGTTTGCCAAAGGGAACGATTAAG TTCAAGAAATGCCTGAACGCCAACAACGACCGTCCGGGCGACGACCGGCTCAGCACGGTGCAGTTTCACCCTTCGGCTCAGGTCGTCATGACGGCAGGCCTGGATCACTCTATCTCACTCTTCCAG gTCGATGGAAAGACGAACCCTAAGATTCAGAGCATACACCTGGAGAGGTTTCCCGTAAACAAGGCTTGTTTTACTGCTAATGGCGAACAAGTCGTCGCCACTGGAATAAGAAACAAGCTTTTTTACATCTACGACATGATGGAGGGCAAAATTATCCCCGTGCCTACGGTCAGAG ggctcgatgaacagagagtgaaagagtttgaaGTGTCGCCAGTGGGCgattttctcctcctcactggCTCCTCCGGTTCACTCCACCTCATGACCATGAAG ACTAAAGAGGTGGTGAAAAGCATGAAGGTCAGCGGCTCTGTGTGTGGGGCAGCGTTCAGTGCTGACGGCAGTAAAATCTTCACTAACTCCG aGGAAGGTAACGTGTATATCTGGGATGTGAGAAGCAGTAGATGTTTGAACAAGTTTATGGATGACGGCTGTGTGAAGGGTACATCCATCGCCGTGTCCAGAGACGGCCAGTACCTGGCCTGTGG ATCCCAGTCTGGTGTGGTGAACGTATACTCCCAGAAGGACTGTATGCAGAGCGTGGAGCCCAAACCCCTGAAGGCCATCATGAATCTGGTCACGGCTGCCACCTCTCTACGCTTCAACCCCACGTCGGAAATCCTAGCCATCGCCTCGAGAGCCGACGATGAGGCAAACCGACTG gTTCACATTCCCAGTTTCACCGTCTTCTCCAACTTCCCACAATTCCGAAGGAAGACCATCTACCGCCCCTTCTGTCTGGACTTTTCGCCAAACAGTGGTTTCTACTCGATAGCTAACAACAAGGGCAAGGCCCTGCTCTTCAG GCTGCTTCATTACAACGATTTCTGA
- the btr30 gene encoding bloodthirsty-related gene family, member 30, which produces MAELNSELFTEQELTCSICLDLFTDPVSTPCGHNFCQGCIGGYWASSRVCTCPLCKRVFEERPELSINRVFAHIAQKYKEMRYGAPPPVKPRQRSIPGGVAPPAMPQEDEIMCDVCTGRKEKAVSSCLTCTASYCETHVLPHHQTPFYSSHRLLDPKEALRGRTCPEHGRLLEVYCRTDEKCICAICVLEEHRTHSTVSVQTERVLKQRLLGKTELDIQTAIERKNIRLAELKGKLQTLRNYAQAELSEVEQVLTDVLRSVERIRGELVDGIEEKRDSVISRGERLATHLESGLEQLQERRARLAAQATSDDHIGFLQSFEAANTPIPEMETLREDAEAELELHFSLGEVKAALGEVREKLDDIRMGEVHYRHSVTSLPESESMMSVRSLRRREFSLRDLRKLKTGSSYKKVRGYLEDITLNPVTAYPFLILSDDRKQLKRGEKLQFFRNSAQRFDVWSCVLSKESFSSGRHYWEVNVGENKDWKLGVVCDSAQRKGLFDMSPSNGYYALWWSGSQLRALTAPPLTKVKVTGKLRRVGIYLDCEEGQVSFYNAKTGSELYSFSGPEFTERMLPLFGTGDKEVPLVLMSTQFGSMPE; this is translated from the exons ATGGCAGAACTCAACTCTGAGCTATTCACCGAGCAAGAGCTCACCTGTTCAATCTGCTTAGACCTGTTTACCGACCCGGTTTCCACGCCGTGCGGCCACAACTTTTGCCAGGGCTGTATTGGGGGCTACTGGGCCTCCAGCCGGGTTTGCACCTGCCCGCTCTGCAAAAGGGTCTTCGAGGAGCGTCCGGAGCTCAGCATCAACCGCGTCTTCGCCCACATCGCCCAGAAGTACAAGGAGATGCGTTACGGGGCTCCGCCTCCCGTGAAACCCCGACAAAGATCCATCCCCGGCGGCGTGGCTCCCCCGGCGATGCCGCAGGAAGACGAGATCATGTGTGACGTGTGCACGGGCAGGAAGGAGAAAGCCGTCAGTTCCTGTCTGACCTGCACGGCCTCGTACTGCGAGACCCACGTGCTGCCCCATCACCAGACGCCCTTCTACTCCTCTCATCGCCTGCTGGACCCGAAGGAGGCCCTGCGCGGCCGCACCTGCCCGGAACACGGGCGGCTCCTGGAGGTATACTGCCGCACCGACGAGAAGTGTATCTGCGCCATCTGCGTTCTGGAGGAGCATCGCACCCACAGCACGGTGTCTGTGCAGACCGAGCGCGTTCTCAAACAG AGGCTCCTTGGAAAAACAGAACTGGACATTCAGACAGCgattgagagaaaaaatattCGCCTGGCTGAGCTGAAGGGCAAGCTACAAACCCTCAGG aactATGCTCAGGCCGAGCTGTCCGAGGTGGAGCAGGTCTTGACGGACGTGCTTCGCTCGGTGGAGCGAATTCGCGGGGAGCTGGTGGACGGGATCGAGGAGAAGCGAGATTCGGTCATCAGTCGCGGAGAGCGGCTGGCGACCCATCTGGAATCCGGGCTGGAACAGCTTCAGGAGCGCAGGGCTCGACTGGCGGCTCAGGCTACGTCGGACGACCACATCGGCTTCCTTCAG AGCTTTGAAGCGGCCAACACCCCCATTCCAGAGATGGAAACGCTCAGGGAGGACGCGGAGGCCGAGCTGGAGCTGCACTTCTCCCTGGGGGAGGTGAAAGCCGCTCTTGGGGAGGTCCGTGAAAAACTGGACGACATACGCATGGGGGAGGTACACTACAGAcactcag TTACGTCATTACCGGAGAGCGAGAGCATGATGAGCGTTCGTTCACTAAGGAGGCGGGAATTCTCGCTGAGGG AtctgagaaaattaaaaacaggatCTT cctACAAAAAAGTGAGAGGTTATCTAG AGGACATAACTTTGAACCCAGTTACGGCCTACCCCTTCCTCATCCTCTCGGACGACAGGAAGCAGCTTAAACGCGGCGAGAAGCTGCAGTTCTTCAGGAACAGCGCCCAGCGCTTTGACGTCTGGTCCTGCGTACTGTCCAAAGAAAGTTTCTCCTCAGGCAGACACTACtgggag GTAAATGTGGGTGAGAACAAGGACTGGAAGTTGGGCGTGGTCTGCGATTCGGCCCAGAGGAAGGGTCTGTTTGACATGAGCCCTAGCAACGGTTACTACGCGCTGTGGTGGAGCGGGTCTCAGCTCCGCGCCCTCACGGCTCCGCCCCTAACCAAAGTCAAGGTCACGGGGAAGCTACGACGGGTCGGCATCTACCTGGACTGCGAGGAGGGTCAGGTGTCGTTCTACAACGCCAAGACGGGATCCGAGCTGTACTCTTTCTCCGGTCCCGAGTTCACCGAGAGAATGCTCCCCCTGTTCGGCACCGGCGACAAAGAAGTCCCATTGGTTTTAATGTCCACTCAGTTCGGTAGCATGCCAGAGTga
- the utp18 gene encoding U3 small nucleolar RNA-associated protein 18 homolog isoform X1, with protein sequence MSTQKEGKKMKRPPSAATEEEEIKRQKHVHLVKALGEEDKSVKLLEDIVFGAEDELVEKLVEEQGGSTLLDEDESSDSEVENEARLQVPSERKAVWEDEDDEAEEEVDMTHRFRKDFIKGEAEVRMNKQKLQLRLKEQFQKAMGGTPSWAETKVKKKKKKGHEDDDEDDDDDDDDDDLLKKTGNFIRSSDSLPKGTIKFKKCLNANNDRPGDDRLSTVQFHPSAQVVMTAGLDHSISLFQVDGKTNPKIQSIHLERFPVNKACFTANGEQVVATGIRNKLFYIYDMMEGKIIPVPTVRGLDEQRVKEFEVSPVGDFLLLTGSSGSLHLMTMKTKEVVKSMKVSGSVCGAAFSADGSKIFTNSEEGNVYIWDVRSSRCLNKFMDDGCVKGTSIAVSRDGQYLACGSQSGVVNVYSQKDCMQSVEPKPLKAIMNLVTAATSLRFNPTSEILAIASRADDEANRLVHIPSFTVFSNFPQFRRKTIYRPFCLDFSPNSGFYSIANNKGKALLFRLLHYNDF encoded by the exons ATGAGTACgcagaaagaggggaaaaagatgaaaagaccACCAAGTGCAGcaacagaagaagaggaaatcaaaagacagaaacatgttCATTTAGTAAAAGCGTTAGGTGAAGAGGATAAGTCGGTCAAGCTTCTTGAAGACATCGTTTTTGGCGCAGAGGACGAATTAGTTGAAAAACTTGTTGAG GAGCAAGGGGGCTCGACCTTACTGGATGAAGATGAGTCCAGTGACTCGGAGGTCGAAAATGAGGCACGGCTCCAGGTTCCATCGGAGAGGAAAGCGGTTTGGGAAGATGAGGATGACGAGGCCGAGGAAGA GGTTGACATGACACATCGGTTTCGAAAAGATTTCATaaagggtgaagcagaggtcagaatgaacaaacagaagctACAACTACGGTTGAAGGAACA GTTTCAGAAAGCAATGGGAGGCACACCATCGTGGGCAGAgacaaaagtaaagaaaaagaagaaaaaag GGCATGAAGATGACGATGaagatgacgatgacgatgatgacgacgacgactTGCTCAAGAAGACCGGCAACTTCATCAGATCTTCTGACAGTTTGCCAAAGGGAACGATTAAG TTCAAGAAATGCCTGAACGCCAACAACGACCGTCCGGGCGACGACCGGCTCAGCACGGTGCAGTTTCACCCTTCGGCTCAGGTCGTCATGACGGCAGGCCTGGATCACTCTATCTCACTCTTCCAG gTCGATGGAAAGACGAACCCTAAGATTCAGAGCATACACCTGGAGAGGTTTCCCGTAAACAAGGCTTGTTTTACTGCTAATGGCGAACAAGTCGTCGCCACTGGAATAAGAAACAAGCTTTTTTACATCTACGACATGATGGAGGGCAAAATTATCCCCGTGCCTACGGTCAGAG ggctcgatgaacagagagtgaaagagtttgaaGTGTCGCCAGTGGGCgattttctcctcctcactggCTCCTCCGGTTCACTCCACCTCATGACCATGAAG ACTAAAGAGGTGGTGAAAAGCATGAAGGTCAGCGGCTCTGTGTGTGGGGCAGCGTTCAGTGCTGACGGCAGTAAAATCTTCACTAACTCCG aGGAAGGTAACGTGTATATCTGGGATGTGAGAAGCAGTAGATGTTTGAACAAGTTTATGGATGACGGCTGTGTGAAGGGTACATCCATCGCCGTGTCCAGAGACGGCCAGTACCTGGCCTGTGG ATCCCAGTCTGGTGTGGTGAACGTATACTCCCAGAAGGACTGTATGCAGAGCGTGGAGCCCAAACCCCTGAAGGCCATCATGAATCTGGTCACGGCTGCCACCTCTCTACGCTTCAACCCCACGTCGGAAATCCTAGCCATCGCCTCGAGAGCCGACGATGAGGCAAACCGACTG gTTCACATTCCCAGTTTCACCGTCTTCTCCAACTTCCCACAATTCCGAAGGAAGACCATCTACCGCCCCTTCTGTCTGGACTTTTCGCCAAACAGTGGTTTCTACTCGATAGCTAACAACAAGGGCAAGGCCCTGCTCTTCAG GCTGCTTCATTACAACGATTTCTGA